One Eubacteriales bacterium mix99 genomic window carries:
- a CDS encoding adenylosuccinate synthase, giving the protein MVKAIVGGNWGDEGKGKITDLLAGKADIVVRFQGGANAGHTIINEYGKTALHLLPSGVFHPDVVNLIGQGVALHLPTFFKELDGLTAKGIPTPNLLVSDRAQIVMPYHILFDKLEEERLGGRSFGSTKSGIAPFYSDKYAKIGIQAGELYEDSLLKDRLDHVCEIKNAMIRALYKGAELLDPQAIYEEITSYRDRLRPMLVNAAVYLHEAKGKSILLEGQLGALKDPDNGIYPFVTSSSPLAGFGTVGAGVAPNQISDVITVVKAYSSCVGAGAFVSEIFGDEAENLRKRGGNDGEYGATTGRPRRMGWFDTVATKYGCLLQGTTQVALSLLDVLGYLDIIPICTGYEIDDRVTDIFPITPLLNRAKPVYEYLDGWKCDISGIHDFEKLPNNAKKYVEFIEKKIGYPVRLISNGPKRDDVIVR; this is encoded by the coding sequence ATGGTAAAGGCCATTGTGGGAGGAAACTGGGGAGACGAAGGCAAGGGAAAAATAACGGATTTGCTGGCAGGAAAAGCGGATATTGTCGTTCGCTTTCAGGGAGGAGCCAATGCAGGGCATACGATTATCAACGAGTATGGAAAAACGGCACTTCACCTGCTGCCGTCCGGTGTATTTCATCCTGATGTTGTAAATCTGATCGGTCAGGGAGTCGCCCTGCATCTGCCCACCTTTTTCAAGGAGCTGGACGGTCTGACAGCAAAAGGCATTCCGACGCCCAATCTTCTTGTTTCCGATCGTGCTCAGATTGTTATGCCCTATCATATTTTATTTGACAAGCTGGAAGAGGAACGTCTGGGAGGCAGAAGCTTCGGCTCTACAAAATCCGGCATTGCACCGTTTTATTCCGACAAATATGCAAAAATCGGGATTCAGGCCGGTGAACTTTATGAAGATTCGCTTCTGAAGGACCGTCTGGATCATGTCTGTGAAATTAAAAATGCGATGATCCGGGCGCTTTACAAAGGTGCCGAACTTCTTGACCCACAGGCGATTTATGAGGAGATCACCTCTTATCGGGACAGGCTGAGGCCAATGCTGGTCAATGCTGCGGTATACCTGCATGAGGCAAAGGGCAAAAGCATTCTTCTGGAAGGACAGCTGGGTGCGCTGAAGGATCCGGACAACGGAATCTATCCTTTTGTGACTTCCTCTTCTCCATTGGCCGGATTTGGCACAGTGGGGGCCGGGGTTGCTCCCAATCAGATTTCCGATGTCATAACCGTGGTAAAGGCGTATTCCTCCTGTGTGGGAGCCGGTGCGTTTGTCAGCGAGATTTTTGGAGACGAGGCGGAAAATTTGCGCAAACGCGGTGGAAACGACGGGGAATACGGAGCCACCACAGGACGGCCGCGGAGAATGGGCTGGTTTGATACGGTGGCAACAAAATATGGATGCCTGCTGCAGGGGACAACCCAGGTTGCCTTGTCACTGCTGGATGTATTGGGCTATCTGGACATCATACCGATTTGTACCGGCTATGAAATCGACGATAGGGTAACCGATATTTTCCCCATTACCCCCCTTCTGAATCGGGCAAAACCCGTGTATGAGTATCTGGACGGCTGGAAATGCGATATCAGCGGGATTCATGACTTTGAGAAGCTTCCGAATAACGCGAAGAAATATGTGGAGTTTATTGAAAAGAAGATCGGATATCCCGTCCGGCTGATTTCCAACGGGCCGAAGAGAGACGACGTGATCGTAAGATAA
- a CDS encoding acyl-CoA thioesterase, with protein MDIVPVTTRHLVKNADLNHHGTLFAGRMAEWFVETGLMAAAAFIPVENIVCLNIHNMVFKKPVQLGEIVKFTGKIVLAGRTSLIANICMRVGDTEIVNGFITYVNVGKNGRPIPHNVVIEATREEDIALQEQAKKLHR; from the coding sequence ATGGATATTGTACCTGTTACTACCCGGCATTTGGTAAAAAATGCGGATTTGAACCATCATGGAACGTTGTTCGCCGGACGTATGGCCGAGTGGTTTGTCGAGACCGGCCTGATGGCTGCGGCCGCCTTTATTCCGGTGGAGAATATTGTCTGTCTGAACATACACAATATGGTTTTTAAAAAGCCCGTTCAGCTCGGGGAGATTGTTAAGTTTACGGGAAAGATTGTTTTGGCGGGGAGAACCAGTCTGATCGCCAATATCTGCATGCGCGTGGGCGATACGGAGATTGTAAATGGATTTATCACCTATGTCAATGTTGGAAAGAATGGGCGTCCCATTCCACATAATGTTGTAATTGAAGCAACCAGGGAAGAAGACATTGCGCTGCAGGAGCAGGCAAAAAAGCTGCACCGTTAA